A window of Vigna unguiculata cultivar IT97K-499-35 chromosome 4, ASM411807v1, whole genome shotgun sequence contains these coding sequences:
- the LOC114181756 gene encoding protein NLP6-like: MSESKEENSDLLPKSKPQEEHGFSMDFDIGFESLWPLDHISLISNPMSPFLLSTISEQPFSPVWAFSDVEDERQIRIATAGNTKAVTENPVENYDTKKTVSPSPVTVPPSENPDGYCLIKERMTQALRHFKELTEQNVLAQVWAPVRNGNRYALTTSGQPFVLDPHSNGLYQYRTVSLRYMFSVDGENDEILGLPGRVFQQKIPEWTPNVQYYSSKEYQRLNHAQHYNVRGTLALPVFEPAGQSCVAVLELIMTSPKINYAPEVDKICKALEAVNLRSSEISEHPYNQICNEDRQHALAEILEILTVVCETHSLPLAQTWVPCKHRSVLAHGGGHKKSCSSFDGCCMGQVCMSITEVAFYVIDAHTWGFHEACVEHHLQQGQGVAGRAFLSHNMCFCGNITQFCKTEYPLVHYALMFGLNSSFAVCLQSSHTGNDEYVLEFFLPPRVTDFNEQKSLLGSILATMKPHFQSLKIAAGVELEQNCSIEIIEARKERVHLWFESIPITQSSKSSPRHASPNMGERLPLEPSEQQITTDFDDLNDGRNLGDNTGGHIDQNTSLEPRSKKKPSERKRGKAEKSISLDVLQHYFTGSLKDAAKSLGVCPTTMKRICRQHGISRWPSRKIKKVNRSLSKLKCVIESVHGAEGAFGLNSLSTGSLPIAAGSFSEPSTSNKFNRQTSLTIRPSEPKINGNDFDNSRAPESNRQTGVEGHFLSTRTQNPEKVMNEKVVVAIQEIGTKGTTRFRTGSGSSEESANPSPHGSCQGSPPNEMSPPKDIFVTGISEQCLVLRGSLGSTLHSTSTPNHATAYPMPNFVETTEPQEPFGGQLLEGVGSSKDLRNLCPSADAVLEDQVPEPCRMNPQCSDLGPLQHMDTVNNNNMTPFAVRKEVKIVTIKATYKEDIIRFKISLNCGIVELKEEIAKRLKLEEGTFDIKYLDDDHEWVLIACDADLQECMDISRSSGSNIIRLVVHDILPILGSSCESSGDWKGCI, translated from the exons ATGTCAGAATCCAAGGAAGAAAATTCTGACCTTCTTCCCAAGTCAAAGCCACAGGAGGAACATGGGTTTTCCATGGATTTTGACATTGGCTTTGAAAGTCTATGGCCCTTGGATCATATATCTTTGATCTCCAATCCCATGTCTCCTTTTCTCTTATCCACTATCTCTGAACAACCTTTTTCTCCTGTCTGGGCTTTTTCTGATGTTGAAGATGAGAGACAAATCAGAATTGCAACTGCAG GTAACACAAAAGCAGTAACTGAAAATCCggttgaaaattatgacaccaagaaaaCTGTGTCACCATCTCCTGTAACTGTGCCACCTTCAGAAAACCCAGATGGCTATTGTCTAATCAAGGAAAGAATGACACAAGCACTTCGCCACTTCAAAGAGTTGACTGAACAGAATGTTCTTGCTCAGGTTTGGGCACCTGTGAGGAATGGAAACCGGTATGCACTCACAACTTCAGGCCAACCATTTGTTCTTGATCCACATAGTAATGGACTTTATCAGTATAGAACAGTGTCTCTGAGGTATATGTTTTCTGTGGATGGAGAGAATGATGAAATACTGGGACTTCCCGGTAGAGTTTTTCAGCAAAAAATTCCAGAATGGACTCCAAATGTTCAGTACTATTCTAGCAAAGAGTATCAGCGCCTAAACCATGCACAACATTACAATGTTCGTGGAACCTTGGCTCTACCTGTGTTTGAACCTGCAGGGCAGTCATGTGTAGCTGTACTGGAGTTGATAATGACTTCACCGAAGATTAACTATGCTCCTGAGGTTGACAAAATCTGCAAAGCCCTTGAG GCAGTTAATTTAAGGAGTTCAGAAATTTCGGAGCATCCATACAATCAG ATTTGTAATGAAGATCGCCAGCACGCATTAGCCGAGATTTTGGAGATACTGACAGTTGTGTGTGAGACTCATAGTTTGCCTCTAGCACAAACATGGGTTCCATGTAAGCATCGGAGTGTCTTGGCACATGGTGGTGGTCATAAGAAAAGTTGCTCAAGTTTTGATGGTTGTTGCATGGGGCAAGTATGCATGTCTATAACTGAGGTAGCATTCTATGTCATAGATGCTCATACATGGGGTTTCCATGAGGCTTGTGTTGAGCATCACTTACAACAAGGTCAAGGGGTAGCTGGGAGGGCCTTTTTGTCTCACAACATGTGCTTCTGTGGGAACATTACTCAATTCTGCAAAACTGAATATCCATTAGTACATTATGCTCTCATGTTTGGTTTAAACAGCTCTTTTGCAGTATGCTTACAAAGCTCTCACACAGGAAATGATGAATATGTGCTAGAGTTTTTTCTTCCTCCAAGGGTCACAGATTTTAATGAACAAAAGAGCTTGTTGGGGTCAATATTGGCCACAATGAAGCCACATTTTCAGAGTCTTAAGATTGCTGCTGGTGTTGAACTTGAGCAGAATTGTTCCATTGAAATTATAGAAGCAAGAAAAGAAAGAGTTCATTTGTGGTTTGAATCAATTCCAATTACTCAATCTTCTAAGTCCTCACCTAGACATGCCTCACCAAATATGGGGGAGAGGCTGCCACTGGAGCCATCTGAGCAGCAAATAACAACAGACTTTGATGACCTAAATGATGGAAGGAATCTTGGTGACAATACAGGTGGCCACATTGATCAGAACACTTCCTTGGAACCCAGAAGCAAAAAGAAACCCTCAGAGAGAAAACGTGGAAAAGCTGAGAAATCTATTAGTCTTGATGTTTTGCAACATTACTTCACTGGAAGCCTTAAGGATGCTGCAAAGAGCCTTGGTG TTTGCCCTACCACAATGAAACGCATCTGTAGGCAACATGGGATATCGCGTTGGCCATCTCGAAAGATCAAAAAGGTTAACCGTTCCCTATCCAAGCTAAAGTGTGTTATTGAATCAGTCCATGGTGCTGAAGGTGCATTTGGTTTGAACTCTCTAAGTACTGGTTCACTTCCCATTGCTGCTGGTTCCTTTTCTGAGCCCTCCACTTCAAACAAGTTCAACCGCCAAACCTCATTGACCATTAGGCCATCAGAACCTAAGATCAATGGAAATGATTTTGATAATTCTAGAGCACCAGAATCAAACAGACAAACTGGGGTGGAAGGTCACTTCCTAAGTACAAGGACACAAAATCCTGAGAAAGTGATGAATGAAAAAGTTGTGGTGGCCATTCAGGAGATTGGCACTAAAGGCACAACCAGGTTTAGAACTGGCAGTGGCTCAAGTGAAGAAAGTGCAAATCCTTCTCCCCATGGTTCATGCCAAGGTAGTCCCCCAAATGAAATGTCCCCTCCAAAAGATATATTTGTAACAGGCATCAGTGAGCAATGTCTTGTTTTAAGGGGATCACTGGGGTCAACACTGCACTCAACTAGTACACCAAACCATGCAACTGCATACCCTATGCCTAACTTCGTGGAAACCACAGAACCTCAAGAACCATTTGGAGGACAACTACTTGAGGGTGTTGGTAGTTCTAAGGACTTGAGGAATCTGTGTCCTTCAGCCGATGCTGTTTTGGAGGATCAGGTTCCAGAACCTTGCAGGATGAATCCTCAATGTTCTGACTTGGGTCCTCTGCAACACATGGATACtgtcaataataataacatgacACCTTTTGCAGTCAGGAAAGAGGTGAAGATTGTGACCATTAAGGCAACTTACAAAGAAGATATCATAAGGTTTAAGATCTCTTTGAACTGTGGCATTGTGGaattgaaagaagaaattgCCAAAAGGCTGAAACTAGAGGAGGGAACATTTGATATCAAGTATCTGGATGATGATCATGAATGGGTTTTGATAGCCTGTGATGCAGACCTGCAGGAGTGCATGGACATCTCAAGATCATCAGGCAGCAACATAATCAGGCTTGTGGTGCATGATATTCTGCCCATTCTTGGAAGCTCTTGTGAGAGCTCAGGAGATTGGAAAGGTTGTATATAG